One Arachis hypogaea cultivar Tifrunner chromosome 2, arahy.Tifrunner.gnm2.J5K5, whole genome shotgun sequence genomic window, GCAAAGTTGCAACAAACTATTTTTGAGTTCCAATCTTCCAACACCCATAACTTCTTTGATTtgaaatatttttcatccgttcttcaaatggcataaacttcataaacccaattttcattttaaaataaattggaaGCAAATTGAGTATCCGAAAGCTAGGTTATGCCTCGCCAAAGTTCAGCCGAAAACCAACTTTTTGCAAAACCCCTTTAAACCTTATTTACATCCAAAATTTCCATTCCCTTCCTTACCAAATTTACCATTCCAACTTTATATATATGCTAATAACAAGACTCAACACAATTCTACACCATATTCTACACCATGCTTTCAATCACCACTCATCAACATTTTACATTTTAAGAAATTCATCATGGCTTTATTCAATATATTTGCAATCTCATAACCACCAACTTATTCATGCTTCATTGTTACCTCAATATAATAACAACCTCCATCACATAATCAAATCACATCATAAATATCAAGAAcactaagttttcacagaacattatacaTTAAATGCACGAAACTTAAATAATACCTTTACCGATTCCCACGTAGCGACCAAAGCAATTTACCCAACACAGACATAGCCACTCAGAATTCAATAAACATTAGGCTCAACTTTCTcaaagttccagtattcacaatttcaaattCCTATTATATATCTAGTTTAATACTCAAAActcaaattgaatgaaattaaaatataattatggtatcctcaccttacccaagcttcacataagcaagagtgaacgttctCCTCAAGTTAATTGGATCTTAAAACATCAAAAGtaaagaaattcaacatctcttttcaattttcgaaaaattggggGAAAGGAGTGGCTGGGAATGATTAATGGCTTACCTataaaattgttccggtagaaacgtagagctcgacgcggtggacgTGTGGTCGCAAACAGTGCGGCGATCAAAGCTCGGACGGAAGAGCTACGGCGGTTGAAGTTTGTCGTAAGGGTTCGAGAATGTTTCGTTTCTCTTCTCCCCTGGAAGCCTTCAGCTTCGTTTCTGCTGAAATGAGGGAGAAGAAAGAGCTTGGGTTCATTTAATTGCTGAACCGGTTGGGCTTATGGATTCGGTTTGGGCCCGTTCAATCGGTTCGGTCCGTTCAGTCTAATCATagactgcttttttttttttaaattaatgtcaaaattctcgtttcaatGAGTTCTATGCCTCTatcttaatttgatataatattcgcatttctaattttctttaataaaaactaatttattgactaattatttactaatttaacggaGTTTACATTTTATAGTTAACTTTATATATTCTTTATGTATTTctactataattaattactatcaacattaaactaataaaaaaataatctaaataacaCATTTCATAACATGAAAAGCTgctctttaaatttcaaatatttatttaaaaatgaaaaaaaataagtaaaaattaagaaaataagaaaaagaatataataataaaataaattttaccatttttatcttattttacaataatataattttttttcttctctctcattttTTTCCATTGAAGAACATacattttttcaattttgttaaataatcaaCAAAATGTCCAGCTAACTAAGCCAACTAGcattttttactttttgaatttttttagaagaaatgtcaattcaaattattaaaaaaatatccgaattctaataaaaaaatacatctaaaattAAACAATAACAAATATTCAAATCctgataaaaaaatctaaaataaaaaaacacatctaaaattaaataataacaaatatctaaaattattgtaaaatcattttaaaaatttttaaaattcaaattatcaGTTTAAAgaaaacatctaaaaattaaacaaaaaacatttaaaattggGATAAAGTATTGTTTTGTCCCAGTATTTGAGGTGAATCTTATTTTAGTCTCTAACATTTTAATCATCATATTTTTATCCCAAAACGTTTAAAATGAATGATGATCAtaaaaattatatactaaaattattatttatactcTATACAATAATTCTTTAACTTCTTTGAAAAAAGGAGAGCAAATGATCCATAAATAATGACTTTCATTATTCATTCAACATCAAACATTATTATACATAAATAATACATATCACTCTGCATTGATATTATTACATTTCTTCGTAATATGTTTCTTGTTTTGTTATTAACAAGAGAACAAGTAACAAATTCATCTTATGGACGAAATATGATGTTAATAAGAAATCAAAATTGTTCCAGAATAAGCTTGCGCATGAATGCCTCTGGAGCTGCAATGcacaagagaaaagaaaaacaaatacatattaaaattggATGTTATAAATTCAATTTGTCTAGTAACAATCTCAACATAAAGTTGTAACACATACAAATATAACTACATCTAATTAAAAAGGATATAAACATTGaaatagacaaaaataaaatgttttcacAAATTAAAACACTTTAATTACTCAACAACAAAGATATTAACATCTTAAAAGATAATAAATCATAATGAAAAATGTTCGAggattatcagaatttattatttttgaccaacAGTTTAGCTATCAATGTTTAAAAGTGTAcattaaaagtatattattagaTTACTAGACTAAAACAATTCGATTGATGGCTACCGAAAACAGTAAATTCTGATGGTCTTCTAATATTTGTCAATTAGAATTAGTACCTAATCCATCGGTAAAAAGTCGGAATTGGCCAAGAGCCTGTCTTATGAACATTTCAACACCACTGACCACAATGGCTCCAGACTCAGCAGCCTCTTGCAAGAGCCTTGTATTTCTTGGTGTGTAAACAGCATCAAACACAACCTCATATGCTTTCAATGCACCCTATATATGCAACCACCATTAAAAGATGATGTGAATTATGCATATTGAATGATTTTAAGTTGTAGCTAGTTAGATAGGAGTAAAAGTAATTTATATGAAGAAGAACCTTGGCTATAGGAGTTTCATTGGACTTAGGTTCCATTCCGACAGAAGATGCATTTGCAAGGATCATATTATTTTGTGGGGAGAATCTATCTAAGTCTTCATATGGTAGAGCTTCTCCTGAGACTGCATGTGCAAGTGCTTTTGCTCTCTCTATCAAACAATAACCGTATATATTCTTGTAATTTCTATGTACCATATATGATATATACAAGGACAAATTTTAGACTCTATATATGTAAGGGGAAAAAATTTGTATAATGCCTTAAATGATTTCTTCACATAAAAATAGTATTGTGAATTATTagatgtttaatatatttaactaaatatgTTTGACTAACTATCTAAAAATTTACAATATCATCTTTATGTGAAGATTTCATAatgtgaatattttttaataaaaaataatattctttaatttaatttctagttcaatATTTTATACtgtattaatttttcaaaatgattttagaaacatttaagaatttttttattagatgATAATTTCTTTTACTTATAAAAGTTAAATTTAAGGTATTTTATCAAAAGGATTATGTTAggtaactaataatttttttgaacaatatgaataatCACCAATCAAATTAAAACATACTATACCTCCAAATTATctacctaaattttaatattagaataattatccATATACCTAATGAAATAAACATCTGAgatttagtattttcattatctATCTATATTTTTTCTTACCAAAATTACGATTGAAAATGACGACTCGTGCTCCTCTACTTTTTGCACCATAGGCAAGTGCCCTTCCTGCACCTCCTGCTCCGACCAGCACAAATATTTTTTCTGCAAGTGGAGAGGATTCTGGGTCTTTGCCATTCACATATTTTCTACCTGTTCaatcaaataaatatatattttttttaacataatataTGTTTTTATAAACTGTTAGATAGATTTacatattttagtaaattatttAATTGAATACTATCAATATTTTATCTGTCAATTTTATGTAAAGACATTTTTACGTGAGTAAttacctaatttttttttcaaatattaacagataaaactaaatcaaattaaacactaaaaatattttaagaatttttcaaaaaatttaaaataaaaaaatacactttACCCTAACTTTTAGTATATGGAAAGATATGTTTATAGTAACTTAGAAATTATGGTTTGATTGTGAAGGTACCTCTCATTGCATCCTCTATTGCTGTGATACAAGCCTCACAATCTGTATTGTAACCAATTAGCTTTCCATCAATGGGCCTTCTTATTATAGTATTTACAGCTCCAATGGACTACATAATACAAATGGAAGACCATCATTTAGAACATACTTTACCACACTTAATTAGATCAACATAAAATTTATcttaattaaatttgaataaattaatGCTCATGTGAAGAATAATATTGTGCACCTAAATAATGATTTAGTTTCTATAGGTCATTTAGGTAAATTGACACATCTTCAATGACTATTGTTTATTACAAACCTTAGCAAGTGGATGAACTTCATCACAACAATTGATTGCTGCCTCTTTATGAGGGATTCCAACACTGCATAAATTTCATGTAGAAGAATTACTCCTTTTTTCCATGCATGTATATAATAATTTCACTTATTATAGTAATCAACATTCAggggaaaaaaattatatatggaaAAAGTTTGAGTAATATCCTTAAAATGGCTTTTTGAGAAAAGGAAAAATaggttttttccttttaatttactGACATTTAAGTTCTTTAAAATTTACAAATATATTTAAGTTCTAgacctttttaaaatttagatatatcGATCTTTCATGTTTACTTGGGTCAATCAGACTCAACCGATAAATTAAACGTGACTCCTATTGTACTGGTTTAGTCGTACATATATATGAGAGAGTTTTTAAAATGCAACAAGTTAGACTCAAAGATCGATGTATCCAGATTTTGAATAAATTGaggatttaaatgtatttttaaatactCAGAAATTAAATGTCCGCAAACTAAAAAGTTAGGTAtcaatttgtcttttttttttaattccaagATATGAGAAATTAAGAAAACGTTAGagcaaattataaattttttaattctaaaaggtAATTTTGTTtggatgaattttattttttattttaaatattttaaaaaagcaaTTCATTTGAAGCtaattgtaaatttttatttttaatttttaaaaaataattttactagagcaaattgtgaaaagtaaatacGTTAGAGTAAATTTTAAACATCACTTTATCTGCGTAATTCACATATTTGTACTATTTTTCAGTAAAATACATAATCCAGaatcatatcaaaattaaaaaatgcaaTATTGAAGCATACTTATTAAGAAAATGCATACCTGAAACCTGCAAAGTCAGTGCTTGTATAAGTCTTGAAGAACTCTTTAACATCGTCAACCAACATTGGCACATAAATTCCATTGTAACCTGCATGTCTAAAAGTAGGGTTGTGCAAAATAGGCCCTTTGCTATGGCCCACTGGGTTTGATACAAGCCCAAAAACTTTGGTATCGGCATTCAGATGCTCCAATTTATACACATTTTTAAGGCTAACAAGAGTTGGCAAGCCTGCTATTGGTTTTCCCTCCAAAGAACCATATACCAAAAATCCTCCGAATTTTGGTCCCAATAATTGGCATATAAGGCCTCTACTTCCCACTGCAATGGCAATTAGGGGAACCTGCATGTAAAGTGTAAACACAATCATGAAATATATTGTTCTGCGTTTGTTTACATATATGAACATTGAGATTGATATAGAGATATAAAATTGTATTCGATAGATAagatatagaaagaaataatatatttagagatattaaattaatgtattttgcaTATATTTTGAATACAGAAATACTAAcaaaaaacacaattttttttatattattattcatgttaattttataattatatttattattattatattttttttaaatttttcaaataaaaaaataaaaataaattaaactttcataatttattctaatttatcaccaaacaatatacaagaatactaatttttatatttttattatttatattttattttcagtattttatcttattctattttaagaataaaaaacagcCTTAATAATTTCAAGATACAAAATTATCTATATGAATAAAAATTCTCAAATTTTTTGTttacaatatttatttatcaCCTTTTAGGTAAATTAATGTGGTTTGACTTATCTATTGCTCCCATATTGAATATAAAGAACTTATTGCAAAATTGGCAATTATACCCGGTACATAATAAACAATAACATATTTATACAATCAATTAATTATTCAATAATGATATTTTGGTAAATATTTTCTTCTATAATAAATCCATAATTGATTTATGtctatattttttaaagaaatttattGCAAATAGTTTAACGATATTTATACCAATAGTTGTCCAAAACTGTCGTTAAATATTTTGGTATTTGACAACGCTTTATTTAgtgataaatttataattatcgcCAAATAATTTTGGCATCTGTTAATTCCACaggtaaaaattaaatataactcCTTCTGCCACGTGAGAATAAgttgtataaaaaattttagaaaaataaatgttGATATTGGTATATTTTTAGAGAACCAGGTTATATACACACAAGTTAAAAATATGGATAAAGTATGCATTTAATTTTACCTGTTGAAAATCTATAAAATATGTGGATATTTTGTTGAGTTGTCATATTTATTAAATGGTGGATATATTTTGAATATGACATTTATTAATATTCATTTGACACAcatattttttgtgtttaattacgtcttaataaaaaataattttttttttcaacgcttagatatatttaaatatcatcACGTATCAACATGTCTAGTCTTATTCTAAACATGTAATCTTTAAATgggtttaaaaataaatatattattatttatttaaacaaaaaatattttaaatactttatataattaaaaaatattaaaaatagttaaaatgttaatttatattttaatactaataaaatattaaaatattattataatttatctaaaagataatttttattatatatatatcatgtcttataaaaatttaaaatttatatatttgtatCGTATCTTGTGTTTATGTCAGTATCCATGCATAATAAACAGACAAAATATATAGATAGAATGTGCATTTAAATCTTagtgtttgtaaataaaaatacgtGGTCAATGAAAAGTTTATGATACTTCATTTACATACAAA contains:
- the LOC112755494 gene encoding bifunctional 3-dehydroquinate dehydratase/shikimate dehydrogenase, chloroplastic, with the translated sequence MGSMNNYPLVCAALECETMEEMASSMVKAKAEGANIVELCIHALSFIHISQLHSLINFRTLPAIVSLRDQSPSSMINKSKSKATLLEVLRVAMELEVEFIELDYELASDICIFQYKIQNPKSKFIVSRYINGGKAPSAETLGDLIADMQFTGADVIKLKIDVNYITDLVPIFRMLTHCQVPLIAIAVGSRGLICQLLGPKFGGFLVYGSLEGKPIAGLPTLVSLKNVYKLEHLNADTKVFGLVSNPVGHSKGPILHNPTFRHAGYNGIYVPMLVDDVKEFFKTYTSTDFAGFSVGIPHKEAAINCCDEVHPLAKSIGAVNTIIRRPIDGKLIGYNTDCEACITAIEDAMRGRKYVNGKDPESSPLAEKIFVLVGAGGAGRALAYGAKSRGARVVIFNRNFERAKALAHAVSGEALPYEDLDRFSPQNNMILANASSVGMEPKSNETPIAKGALKAYEVVFDAVYTPRNTRLLQEAAESGAIVVSGVEMFIRQALGQFRLFTDGLAPEAFMRKLILEQF